A stretch of Comamonadaceae bacterium M7527 DNA encodes these proteins:
- a CDS encoding Gfo/Idh/MocA family oxidoreductase, with protein sequence MKWALVGASTIASQWLTNAIRATGDEVVAVVSGSAERAQDFAKLHGIAHACTSEAELDALGIEAVYISNTNDKHEASVLRAAAAGQHVLCEKPLAVDLAAAKRMVQACDQAGVVMMTNHHLRHNAAHRAMQRHIANNDLGRISSVRLSHSVYLPKHIQGWRLSDKNAGGGVVLDIAVHNADSLAFLLGEYPTHVCAMTSNTGMASGDGMEDNAMSIWRYASGITAFTHQGFNTPFAQTHIQVHGDQASLQGNGILSQAPGGSLELTNEQGVHAIELDADNLYERVVRNMHAAIAGKQHTNADGEAGLKSLAVAYAVLQSAATGHTQQVLYP encoded by the coding sequence ATGAAATGGGCATTAGTAGGCGCCAGCACGATTGCTAGCCAGTGGTTAACAAACGCCATCCGCGCCACTGGCGACGAAGTGGTGGCAGTCGTATCCGGCAGCGCCGAGCGCGCGCAAGACTTTGCAAAGCTGCACGGCATTGCCCATGCATGCACCAGCGAAGCTGAGCTGGACGCGTTGGGCATTGAGGCGGTTTACATCTCCAACACCAACGACAAGCACGAGGCCAGTGTGTTGCGCGCCGCAGCCGCCGGCCAACATGTGCTGTGCGAAAAGCCCCTGGCCGTCGATTTGGCAGCAGCCAAACGCATGGTGCAGGCCTGCGACCAAGCCGGTGTAGTCATGATGACCAACCACCACTTGCGCCACAACGCTGCACACCGCGCCATGCAACGGCATATTGCCAACAATGACTTGGGGCGCATCAGTTCTGTGCGCTTAAGCCACTCTGTGTACTTGCCCAAGCACATTCAAGGTTGGCGCTTGAGCGACAAAAATGCAGGCGGCGGCGTGGTGCTGGATATCGCAGTGCACAACGCAGACTCATTGGCATTTTTACTGGGCGAATACCCCACGCACGTGTGCGCCATGACCAGCAATACCGGCATGGCCAGCGGCGATGGCATGGAGGACAACGCCATGTCCATATGGCGTTATGCCAGTGGCATTACCGCCTTTACACACCAAGGCTTCAACACGCCGTTTGCACAAACCCACATCCAGGTGCACGGCGACCAGGCCAGCTTGCAGGGCAATGGCATTTTGTCGCAAGCGCCTGGCGGCTCATTGGAGCTGACCAATGAACAAGGGGTACACGCAATTGAGCTGGATGCCGACAACCTGTATGAGCGCGTTGTCCGCAATATGCACGCAGCTATTGCGGGCAAGCAGCACACCAATGCCGACGGTGAAGCTGGCTTGAAATCGCTGGCAGTGGCTTATGCCGTATTGCAAAGCGCCGCCACCGGCCACACCCAACAAGTTCTCTACCCATGA
- a CDS encoding Gfo/Idh/MocA family oxidoreductase: MRFGILGNAKIARTQVIPAILEAGHTPLTIGSRGEPNIWPDAPSMRWTDYAGVLSDPDVQAVYIALPNHLHTQWTVAALHAGKHVLCEKPMALSLQESQQIQTAVQATGKHAVEAYMVRHHPQWHWLKTQAKLGAIRQIQVVFNYDNRDPNNIRNAIAVGGGALWDIGCYAVFAGHWLMGRSPDHVSASMQRHPDWGTDIHTQGVLHWQDEAAGDTHLQFMVSTQSAKSQSVYVVGEAGWAQLHAPFNPAHNPQTSTATWAPNAGLHHEAQQVVFEPCNAYTNMVKHFAAQIDKDNGQAHDASASAAITHTLTRLINASKT; the protein is encoded by the coding sequence ATGCGCTTTGGCATTTTGGGCAACGCAAAAATTGCCCGCACACAAGTCATTCCAGCCATCCTGGAGGCTGGGCACACACCGCTGACCATAGGTAGTCGCGGCGAGCCCAACATCTGGCCAGACGCGCCCAGTATGCGCTGGACAGACTATGCAGGCGTGCTGTCAGACCCCGACGTCCAGGCCGTGTACATTGCACTGCCCAACCACTTGCACACGCAGTGGACAGTCGCGGCCCTGCACGCAGGCAAACACGTACTGTGCGAAAAGCCCATGGCTTTGAGTCTGCAAGAAAGTCAACAAATACAAACGGCCGTGCAAGCCACGGGCAAGCATGCCGTTGAGGCTTATATGGTGCGGCATCACCCGCAATGGCATTGGCTTAAAACGCAGGCCAAGCTGGGCGCCATTCGCCAAATTCAAGTCGTGTTCAATTACGACAACCGCGACCCCAATAACATTCGCAATGCCATTGCCGTGGGCGGCGGCGCATTGTGGGACATTGGTTGCTACGCTGTGTTTGCTGGCCATTGGCTCATGGGTCGCAGCCCTGACCACGTGAGCGCCAGCATGCAGCGCCACCCCGACTGGGGCACAGACATACATACCCAAGGCGTGCTGCACTGGCAAGACGAAGCTGCTGGCGACACTCATTTGCAATTTATGGTGAGCACACAAAGCGCCAAAAGCCAAAGCGTTTATGTGGTGGGCGAAGCTGGCTGGGCACAACTGCACGCGCCGTTTAACCCAGCGCACAACCCACAGACCAGCACAGCCACTTGGGCGCCCAACGCCGGCTTGCACCACGAGGCCCAACAAGTTGTATTTGAGCCCTGCAATGCCTACACAAACATGGTGAAGCATTTCGCAGCGCAGATAGACAAAGACAACGGCCAAGCCCATGATGCGTCGGCAAGTGCGGCCATCACACACACGCTCACACGCCTCATCAACGCGTCAAAAACCTAG
- a CDS encoding AGE family epimerase/isomerase, with protein MSATKAHTLLAQQPTPNFASARFLKQHIDDILSFYKSIALDTRGGFFHYYKDNGDIYERDDRHLVSATRFVFNWVKAWQHTGNNDYLTWAAHALAELDKRFKNTQQDYVWTIDASGVKDARIMAYGQAFVLLAKSYAYKAQLCSAADVGAVFDRMNTQFYEPAYKAYADERSASNELASYRGQNANMHMCEACLAAFEATGEHRYLQRAQDLTNTFALQLAHMGQQPIWEHYHTDWTPDWEHNKDNPGDIFKPWGYQTGHQTEWAKLLLNLHEHAPDARYVQAAKALHDAAYAAGWDKNNGGLVYGYAPDGTPCDTDKYFWVHAESFASSWRLWRATGNTHYKTQYLQTWDWAWTHLVDHQHGAWFRITNAAGDKLEDTKSPAGKVDYHTMGACWDVLRVGGLDV; from the coding sequence ATGAGCGCAACCAAAGCCCATACGCTACTGGCCCAACAACCCACGCCCAATTTCGCCAGCGCCCGCTTTTTAAAGCAGCACATAGACGACATCCTGTCGTTTTACAAGTCCATTGCCTTGGACACGCGCGGCGGTTTTTTTCATTACTACAAAGACAACGGCGACATCTATGAACGTGACGACAGGCACTTGGTCAGCGCCACGCGCTTTGTATTTAATTGGGTAAAAGCTTGGCAACACACCGGCAACAATGACTACCTCACTTGGGCAGCGCACGCACTGGCGGAGCTGGACAAACGCTTTAAAAATACCCAACAAGACTACGTGTGGACTATTGACGCCAGCGGCGTAAAAGACGCGCGCATCATGGCCTATGGCCAAGCCTTTGTGTTGCTGGCCAAGTCTTACGCGTACAAAGCTCAGTTGTGCAGCGCTGCGGATGTGGGCGCTGTGTTTGATCGCATGAACACACAGTTTTACGAACCTGCGTACAAGGCCTACGCCGACGAGCGCTCAGCCAGCAATGAATTGGCGAGCTACCGCGGGCAAAACGCCAACATGCACATGTGCGAGGCGTGCCTGGCAGCATTTGAAGCAACTGGCGAGCACCGCTACTTGCAACGTGCACAAGACTTGACCAACACCTTTGCACTGCAACTGGCTCACATGGGTCAACAGCCCATTTGGGAGCACTACCATACAGACTGGACACCAGACTGGGAGCACAACAAGGATAACCCCGGCGACATCTTCAAACCATGGGGCTACCAGACCGGCCACCAAACCGAATGGGCCAAACTGCTGCTCAACCTGCACGAACACGCACCTGATGCACGCTATGTACAAGCTGCAAAAGCCCTGCACGACGCGGCCTACGCAGCCGGCTGGGACAAGAACAACGGCGGTCTTGTCTACGGCTACGCACCAGACGGCACGCCGTGCGACACCGACAAGTATTTCTGGGTGCATGCCGAGTCGTTTGCCAGCAGCTGGCGGCTGTGGCGTGCAACAGGCAACACGCACTACAAAACCCAATACCTGCAAACATGGGACTGGGCGTGGACGCATTTGGTAGATCACCAACACGGCGCTTGGTTTCGCATAACCAACGCTGCAGGCGACAAACTGGAAGACACCAAATCACCAGCGGGAAAAGTGGATTACCACACCATGGGCGCATGCTGGGATGTACTGCGCGTTGGCGGCCTGGACGTTTAA
- a CDS encoding ABC transporter ATP-binding protein translates to MATLHIDGVSKSFGNVKILHDISLDLADGEFLVLVGPSGCGKSTLMNVVAGLEEPTTGRVTLADRDITHLPPDERDVAMVFQSYALYPNMTVAQNIAFPLEMRKVPKTQRQEAVNKVAGMLQIDHLLDRKPKALSGGQRQRVAIGRALARQPSLFLFDEPLSNLDAKLRVDMRAELKKLHMRHGVTTIYVTHDQVEAMTLGTRIAVLKGGLIQQLATPMELYERPSNLFVAEFIGSPSINTAPAKVDANGEVMLGGARVGLQLDSTLANADVIFGIRPEDLRVGPPGTAGAIDATVALLEPTGAESYVLIDTAYGEFTLRMPGPGELTLGQQLSVSFDAAKVHIFDAATEQRLN, encoded by the coding sequence ATGGCAACCCTACATATAGACGGCGTCTCCAAAAGCTTTGGCAACGTCAAAATTCTGCATGACATCAGCCTTGACCTGGCAGACGGTGAGTTTTTAGTTTTGGTGGGGCCATCGGGCTGCGGCAAAAGCACACTGATGAACGTGGTCGCTGGTCTTGAAGAACCCACCACAGGCCGCGTGACCTTGGCAGACCGAGACATCACCCACTTGCCACCTGATGAGCGTGACGTGGCCATGGTGTTCCAAAGCTATGCCCTGTACCCCAACATGACAGTGGCGCAAAACATTGCCTTTCCGCTGGAGATGCGCAAGGTGCCCAAAACCCAGCGCCAGGAAGCTGTCAACAAGGTCGCAGGTATGCTGCAAATTGACCACTTGCTAGACCGCAAGCCCAAAGCATTGTCTGGTGGCCAACGACAGCGTGTGGCCATTGGCCGTGCATTGGCTCGTCAACCGTCACTATTTTTATTTGACGAACCGCTGTCCAACTTGGATGCCAAGCTGCGCGTGGACATGCGCGCCGAACTGAAAAAACTGCACATGCGTCATGGTGTGACCACCATTTACGTCACACACGACCAAGTCGAAGCCATGACCTTGGGCACGCGTATTGCCGTGCTCAAAGGCGGCCTTATTCAACAGTTGGCTACCCCCATGGAGTTGTACGAGCGCCCGTCCAATTTGTTTGTTGCTGAGTTTATCGGCTCACCCAGCATCAATACCGCACCAGCCAAGGTGGACGCAAACGGTGAAGTCATGTTGGGCGGCGCGCGTGTTGGCCTGCAACTGGACAGCACTTTGGCCAACGCAGACGTCATTTTTGGCATTCGTCCTGAGGACTTGCGCGTGGGCCCACCCGGTACCGCAGGCGCGATTGACGCCACAGTTGCCCTTCTTGAGCCCACCGGCGCTGAGAGCTACGTGCTCATAGATACGGCCTACGGCGAGTTCACCTTGCGCATGCCAGGGCCTGGCGAACTGACCTTGGGGCAACAGCTCTCGGTGAGCTTTGACGCCGCCAAAGTGCATATCTTTGACGCAGCCACTGAACAGCGCTTGAACTAG
- a CDS encoding carbohydrate ABC transporter permease, whose protein sequence is MTKTIVMSPKPSGIKWERVALYAVLLLLAALFLMPIYVMLINSIKPLDEIRGGNLVALPLAPTLEPWVQAWSLSQIGVQATGLKPYFANSFLMVIPAVLISTALGALNGYVLTQFKIKGGTLIFGLVLFSVFIPFQIVLIPMARLLGELGIAGTVKGLILVHTIYGIGFGTLFFRNFYAAFPQELVKSARMDGAGFFVLFWRLMLPASLPIVVVNIIWQFTNIWNDFLFGASFSDFSSYPLTVALNNLVSSSTGVKEYNVHFAGAFIAALPTLIVYIVSGKYFVRGLMAGSVKG, encoded by the coding sequence ATGACTAAAACCATTGTGATGAGCCCTAAACCCAGTGGCATCAAGTGGGAGCGTGTGGCGCTTTACGCAGTGCTACTGCTGCTGGCTGCTTTGTTTTTGATGCCCATCTATGTGATGCTCATCAACTCTATCAAGCCGCTTGATGAAATCCGTGGCGGTAACCTGGTGGCCCTGCCCTTGGCACCCACGCTAGAGCCTTGGGTACAAGCCTGGAGCCTGTCGCAAATTGGCGTGCAAGCCACTGGCCTAAAGCCCTACTTTGCTAACTCGTTTTTGATGGTAATTCCGGCTGTACTCATTTCCACAGCACTGGGAGCACTCAATGGCTACGTGCTCACACAGTTCAAGATCAAAGGTGGCACGCTTATTTTTGGCTTGGTGTTGTTCTCGGTGTTCATCCCCTTCCAAATCGTTCTGATTCCCATGGCAAGACTGTTGGGTGAACTGGGTATTGCAGGCACTGTTAAGGGCCTTATCCTGGTACACACCATTTACGGCATTGGCTTTGGCACGCTGTTCTTCCGCAACTTTTACGCAGCATTTCCGCAAGAACTTGTGAAGTCAGCACGCATGGATGGTGCGGGATTCTTTGTACTGTTTTGGCGCTTGATGCTGCCAGCGAGCTTGCCCATTGTGGTGGTCAACATCATTTGGCAGTTCACCAACATTTGGAACGACTTCCTGTTTGGCGCGTCTTTTAGCGACTTCTCGTCTTACCCGTTAACGGTGGCACTCAACAATTTGGTGAGTAGCTCGACAGGCGTGAAGGAATACAACGTGCACTTTGCCGGCGCTTTCATCGCCGCGCTACCCACGTTGATTGTTTACATCGTGTCAGGCAAATATTTTGTGCGCGGCTTGATGGCTGGCTCGGTCAAAGGCTAA
- a CDS encoding DUF1479 domain-containing protein produces the protein MTTVDTNAVYRDQIVQSKADLRARMPDYKARFDELTRRLEASVAEIEAQRAAGVNPVPTIAAADLATASDQTKALIRKRGCVVIRGVFDAAQIDSWNASIADYLRDLDYLGRAESKRGIDQYFSALASSKPQIYSVYWSPAQVQARQSEQLASARQWLNRLWDSAEVSGESVFDPDLECTYADRLRQREPGDATLGLSPHVDGGSIERWIDPGYQQVYRHIFDGDFDAYKPFAAAYRTQAKEIPSPAVCQMFRTFQGWTALTGQGPGDGTLNLIPIADAMAWMLLRALQDDIADDDLCGAKAGRAMVVNPQYHALLLRAYGPIPQVEPGDTVWWHPDVVHGVEDKHNGSGYSNVIYIGAAPACDKNRKFLATQRAAFERGESSPDFAPEHYELDFAGRATAEQLTALGRLQMGYAD, from the coding sequence ATGACCACAGTTGACACCAACGCGGTCTACCGCGATCAAATCGTTCAAAGCAAGGCAGATCTGCGTGCGCGAATGCCCGACTACAAAGCACGCTTTGATGAGCTAACCCGACGCCTGGAGGCCAGTGTGGCCGAGATAGAAGCGCAACGTGCAGCGGGTGTCAACCCAGTGCCCACCATTGCCGCTGCAGACCTGGCTACGGCCAGTGACCAGACCAAAGCCTTGATACGAAAGCGTGGTTGCGTGGTGATACGTGGTGTGTTTGACGCTGCGCAAATTGACAGCTGGAACGCCAGTATTGCCGACTACTTGCGCGACCTGGATTATTTGGGACGTGCTGAGAGCAAACGCGGTATTGACCAATACTTCAGTGCGCTAGCCAGCTCAAAGCCACAAATTTACAGCGTGTACTGGTCGCCTGCGCAAGTGCAGGCGCGCCAGTCTGAACAATTGGCCAGTGCGCGCCAATGGTTAAACCGCTTATGGGACTCAGCCGAGGTGTCTGGCGAGTCAGTATTCGACCCAGACCTAGAGTGCACTTATGCAGACCGTCTACGCCAACGTGAACCTGGTGACGCCACATTGGGTTTGTCGCCGCACGTAGATGGTGGCTCCATTGAGCGCTGGATAGACCCGGGCTACCAGCAGGTTTACCGCCACATTTTTGACGGCGACTTTGACGCGTACAAGCCGTTTGCCGCGGCCTACCGCACGCAAGCCAAAGAAATTCCGTCACCGGCGGTGTGTCAAATGTTCAGAACCTTCCAAGGCTGGACCGCACTCACAGGCCAAGGTCCAGGCGACGGCACGTTAAACCTCATACCGATTGCTGATGCCATGGCATGGATGCTGCTGCGCGCGTTACAAGATGATATTGCGGACGACGATTTATGCGGTGCCAAAGCAGGGCGCGCCATGGTGGTGAACCCGCAGTACCACGCTCTGCTATTGCGTGCTTACGGCCCTATCCCGCAAGTAGAGCCGGGCGACACTGTTTGGTGGCACCCAGACGTGGTGCACGGCGTAGAAGACAAGCACAACGGCAGCGGCTACAGCAACGTGATTTACATAGGCGCAGCGCCCGCGTGCGATAAAAACCGCAAGTTTTTAGCCACCCAGCGCGCCGCCTTTGAGCGCGGCGAATCGTCCCCCGACTTTGCTCCCGAGCACTACGAGCTGGACTTTGCGGGCCGCGCTACGGCAGAGCAACTCACAGCACTGGGGCGTCTGCAAATGGGTTACGCGGACTGA
- a CDS encoding LacI family DNA-binding transcriptional regulator: MSDKKPTISTIAKLTGLSLATVSRALAGADSVLPPTRDRVLQVAKELNYVRDRAAVRLKTGKTYVVAFLMNRLDANQPAFKDLLLGVSDALSDTDYHMIVLPESIDGDGLETLRYVVDRGLADAMVLTNTKPKDARVQYLLDKKFAFATHGRTRMGHKKSICDDFGHAHPFVDFANEQYAQLAVDALVARGRKKLAVLLPREGGTFRLHLVEGFLQACERAKVHGVTVPNLDMDGSAEHIYTWAAQQASQFDGLIVTRESPLVALLGGLGDAQLKLGQHLDLVTKYSTSWPVYLRQPLLGCFEDIELTGRTIAQRLLHQLDPANHALPANYLFTPPPIEENIHDHS, from the coding sequence ATGAGCGATAAAAAACCAACAATCAGTACCATTGCCAAGCTAACCGGCTTGTCGTTAGCCACCGTGTCACGCGCGCTTGCGGGGGCAGACAGCGTGCTGCCGCCCACGCGCGACCGCGTGTTGCAGGTTGCCAAAGAACTTAACTATGTCAGAGATCGTGCTGCAGTACGCCTGAAGACGGGTAAAACCTATGTGGTTGCGTTTTTGATGAACCGCCTAGACGCCAACCAGCCAGCTTTTAAAGACTTGTTGCTGGGAGTTAGCGACGCACTAAGCGATACGGACTACCACATGATTGTGTTGCCCGAGTCCATTGACGGTGATGGCTTAGAGACCTTGCGCTACGTGGTTGACAGGGGTTTGGCAGACGCCATGGTGCTTACAAACACCAAGCCCAAAGACGCGCGGGTGCAATACCTGTTGGATAAAAAATTTGCATTTGCAACGCATGGGCGCACACGCATGGGGCACAAAAAATCGATTTGTGATGACTTTGGTCATGCCCACCCTTTTGTTGACTTTGCCAACGAGCAATATGCGCAACTTGCTGTGGACGCGCTGGTGGCGAGGGGTAGAAAGAAATTGGCTGTATTGCTGCCGCGAGAAGGTGGCACATTTCGTTTGCACTTGGTTGAGGGCTTTCTGCAAGCCTGCGAGCGTGCCAAGGTGCATGGCGTCACGGTACCCAACCTCGATATGGACGGCAGCGCCGAGCACATTTACACATGGGCCGCACAACAAGCATCCCAGTTTGACGGCCTCATTGTTACGCGCGAGTCGCCGCTGGTCGCACTCTTGGGCGGACTGGGTGATGCCCAGTTAAAGCTGGGTCAGCACCTTGATTTGGTCACCAAATACAGCACCTCGTGGCCTGTGTATCTGCGCCAGCCGTTGCTGGGCTGCTTTGAGGACATAGAGCTAACGGGGCGCACCATCGCCCAGCGATTGCTGCACCAGCTTGATCCCGCCAACCATGCATTACCAGCCAACTATTTATTTACGCCGCCACCCATAGAGGAGAATATTCATGACCACAGTTGA
- a CDS encoding Dabb family protein → MQLVQAFESLLGHIDGLVSLHAGANLPFEHKDHGFDHGFIARFNDAQALANYQADTRHQALGAALAEHATGGLDGIFVFDMPVSAA, encoded by the coding sequence TTGCAACTCGTGCAAGCGTTTGAGAGCTTGCTAGGCCACATCGACGGGCTTGTTAGCCTGCACGCTGGTGCCAACTTGCCGTTTGAGCACAAAGACCATGGCTTTGATCACGGCTTTATAGCTCGCTTCAATGATGCACAAGCCTTGGCAAACTACCAAGCGGATACGCGCCACCAAGCCCTGGGCGCGGCTTTGGCAGAACACGCCACGGGCGGACTTGACGGTATCTTTGTATTTGACATGCCCGTTAGCGCTGCTTAG